The following are encoded together in the Lactuca sativa cultivar Salinas chromosome 1, Lsat_Salinas_v11, whole genome shotgun sequence genome:
- the LOC111881418 gene encoding aldehyde oxidase GLOX, translating into MGGTRASCKPLECFILFLLLLNCVICSKRPHELGQTGPNPTRSKSSQHGWNWNLLMNNTGVVAMHMAVTHHNKVVIFDQTNAGPSQYRLRKCKARGGSRESSCYAHSVEYNIVKNKVRALHLATDTWCSSGSFLSNGTLLQTGGNGSGSKKIRYYKPCQNNGCDWMESKKEMFVRRWYASSLSLPKENSVIVVGGQSAFSYEFVPKTSNKPYDLPFLHRTFERNSKGNNLYPILHLSNNGHLFIFANRDSILFDYKKRKVVKNFPKIPGNGARSYPSTGSSVILPLDYNDNFGKVEVMVCGGAARGSYTAAQRRRYLTGLRSCGRMVITGNRHKWRMENMPGPRIMSDMLVLPTGDILIINGAKRGCAGWGTASDPALEPYLYKPDNGPGKRFQTLKKTKIARLYHSSAVLLPDGRILVAGGNPNNRYIMHGVTHPTELRLQALTPDYMDPQFDDLRPKDVMVIYPRKAHGVENGRIFNVTFGLTNDSGNLSVVAYAPPFTTHSLSMNQRMLRLECLGLESGGGQDRVQASVVAPPSIYVAPPGFYMLTVVNGGVPSRSSWLRIL; encoded by the coding sequence ATGGGTGGGACACGGGCCTCGTGTAAACCACTCGAGTGCTTCATactttttcttttacttttgaATTGCGTTATATGTAGTAAACGTCCACATGAACTGGGCCAAACCGGGCCCAACCCCACCCGGTCAAAATCCAGTCAACACGGGTGGAACTGGAATCTTCTCATGAACAACACCGGTGTGGTAGCAATGCACATGGCAGTCACCCACCACAATAAAGTTGTCATATTTGACCAGACCAATGCGGGCCCATCTCAATACCGTTTACGAAAGTGCAAGGCCCGGGGTGGGTCCCGGGAGTCCTCGTGTTACGCACACTCAGTGGAATATAATATAGTGAAAAACAAAGTGCGGGCCCTACATCTTGCAACAGACACGTGGTGCTCATCGGGCTCGTTTTTGAGTAATGGGACCTTACTGCAAACGGGTGGAAACGGGTCCGGGTCGAAAAAGATCCGGTATTATAAACCGTGTCAAAATAATGGATGTGATTGGATGGAATCAAAAAAGGAGATGTTTGTTAGGCGATGGTATGCTTCGAGTTTATCTCTTCCAAAGGAAAACAGTGTTATAGTTGTCGGGGGACAATCGGCGTTTAGCTACGAATTTGTCCCTAAAACTTCAAATAAACCATATGATCTCCCGTTTTTGCATCGTACGTTTGAGCGAAATTCAAAAGGGAACAATTTATACCCGATTTTACACTTATCAAACAATGGACATTTATTCATTTTTGCTAATCGGGATTCGATTCTTTTCGATTATAAAAAACGTAAAGTCGTAAAAAACTTCCCAAAAATCCCGGGAAACGGGGCCCGCAGTTACCCGAGCACAGGCTCTTCCGTAATTCTTCCTTTAGACTACAACGACAACTTCGGTAAAGTTGAAGTTATGGTATGCGGTGGTGCAGCCCGTGGGTCCTACACCGCAGCTCAACGGCGGCGTTATCTGACGGGCTTGCGTTCTTGTGGAAGAATGGTGATCACCGGAAACCGCCACAAGTGGCGGATGGAGAACATGCCGGGCCCACGGATCATGAGCGACATGTTGGTATTACCGACCGGTGATATCTTGATAATCAACGGTGCAAAACGAGGGTGCGCCGGATGGGGTACCGCATCGGATCCGGCTCTCGAACCGTATCTTTATAAACCGGACAACGGGCCAGGAAAACGGTTTCAAACGTTAAAGAAAACAAAAATCGCGAGGTTGTATCATTCGTCTGCAGTGTTGTTACCGGATGGGCGGATCTTGGTGGCTGGTGGGAACCCGAATAACCGGTACATCATGCACGGTGTGACTCACCCGACTGAGCTCAGGCTACAAGCCCTAACCCCGGACTACATGGACCCACAGTTTGATGATCTCCGGCCAAAGGACGTAATGGTCATTTACCCACGAAAAGCCCACGGTGTGGAAAACGGTCGCATTTTTAATGTTACTTTTGGCCTCACGAATGATTCCGGGAATTTGAGTGTGGTGGCATATGCACCACCGTTTACGACTCACTCGTTATCGATGAATCAGAGAATGTTGAGACTTGAGTGTTTGGGTTTGGAGAGTGGTGGTGGTCAAGATAGGGTTCAGGCGAGTGTGGTGGCTCCTCCTTCGATTTATGTTGCACCACCGGGTTTTTATATGTTGACGGTGGTTAACGGTGGTGTTCCTAGTAGATCCTCGTGGCTTAGGATACTTTAG